TTCTTCGGCTAAAATAAGTTCATAACacgtgtttattcatttatcgaacaaaatacgtgttcttggttgattgattttttttaaataaaccaaTATATGATTACAATACATAAACAGCTGACTTAAATTGAAGTGATGCTACTTAAAAAATTGTAACGAAACGTATAACCtaccacaaaacaaaacgtttaCATGATCATACGTTAAATAATAAAATCGAACCACCCCTCGTCATTCCATGTTTTGCCTCGAGAGTGAACTTTTTCTTTGAAATGCATCAAGACCaattcatatatttatttttgaatagaaATCATACAAAGAAGTTTTAAAGCAgaacactcttttttttaagcagaacACTGAACTATTGTTGTGCGTGAACGGATGACGTCACATAGAACACGTTTTCAGAAATCCGCTAGAGGGAGCCGAAACGCCACACATTGTCATCTCAGTCTAAGATGACATCATTTTATTCACTATTGGACATGCTTGACCATGTCAACGTCGAGCTAGCACAATTATCCCAAATATGCCTCCGCCAAAAGTCTGAATTAAGTAAATGTCTTTGTATAAGCAAGACCGGACGCTTGTGGTTCACATGGGGCAGCTGTGAGAGGAGATGGACCAGTGTTTGTCGGCCCGATCCAGGTCTACATCCTTTCCTTGGATGCGCACCTTCTCCAGGCAGCCTGTCAAGAAGCGGGAGCCGACGTTGTCTTCACCTGAATAGTGGGAAGGACAGTGGCAGAGTTAACGATCATTCGGCAACGACACATGCGGCGAGACGTATGAATTGTTCGAAAAGCGTGAGCGAGACATGAAACGGTAACGCGGCGGTTCTCTCTGCTCTATTCCTCCTTCTTCTCCGCGATGAAAGAGGCTCCATTAACTTCGGTGACTTTGATTTGAAGGTCATTCattgatttgaagaaaaaatcAATCATGGCCGATAGCGTCTCGATGCTGGTCTTTATCcggaactgcttcaaacaagccGTGTGTTGGAATAGTTGTGAAGATCATATGATTGTCAACGTTCTGTTgcatcaatattttattttcagtattcTGTCAAGTGCTTTTTTACAGCCACGGCTAAGGCGTTATACAAGTAAAGTCTTGAATCATATTGCATTCCCCtaagtcaggcatgtccaaagtccggcccgggggccaaatccggcccgcggccgaatttcatccggccctcggcccctgtcataaaatcagtgccgtctggcccgcaggttaggcgcaatggaacacgtgttgcattgactgaggtctcgtagactggtgagtgatgtttcatagagtactgcttccctctagtggctaaatgagtaatagcattcactaaatgagtaatagcatttagacactagagggcatcactcacgagttaacaagacatcactccgtgtttctattgactgatatgtcatatttcaaatgatccttgcagttgtggatatgtgtattgcttgttcatttccccgttgttcgagtcaaaggttttgtgactattgaaaagtcatggtgatacattttatgtttcaaatcaatcaatttgcactcaggagacttctgtttaagaaaaagtcaagtgaataagcagttgcatgtgatatacctgtttcaaatgaaccaaaagaaatttttaagattgttgaaattaaaataaaaatggacatgtgaaacagactggcttactaaaatttgttgaacaatattgttgttcaatgtaaagaatgtcagccaaggtcggccccccgacattttaccacatcaaatctggcccccttggcaaaaagtttggacacccctgccctaagtgatggctgccatctagtggcgggAGGTGTTATTACACCTTAAAACGGCCCATTTTATTTCCCGAAAGCCCAGCCGTGGATGGCATGAGAAACAACAACTTGTTGCCGTCACTGTACGGCCGAGCCTTGGTGACTTGTTGTGTCACCCATCGGACCGCCCATCGGAGCCAGAAGCTTTTGGTTCTGGCTCCGATGGGTTGCAACTCAAAGACTCGCATTCCTAAGTGGAGGTGTCGCCGTATTTCCGACTCTCGCTCTCACCGAGAAGGCCGCCGATGGCGATGTGGCTTTCTCTCAATTTGTTCAAAAGCCCGGCGTGCTTCATCGGGCTGAGGATTTCATTTGCTTCATGTCCACCGTGTCGCACTTCTAGCGAATCGCTCCCGAAGGTCATCTCCAGCCTCTTGAAGTTCTCTTTCAGAATCACCACGTGGCCACCGAGCAAGAGTGTTACTTTCTGCCAAtcggcaaaacaaaaccaatcaaGAAAAACGTCCATCTGTCGGGATGCGCTTCTCGCCGGAAACGTCTTTTCGCCTCCGGGTCACGTGCATACCTTGGTGTTATTATTGGCACTTAGCGCCAACGTGAGCGCATGGCCGGGAGTCCCGATGCTCAATATGGTCCCGTCCATTTTGGTGAAATCTCCCCACAATTCCATCGTCACACTGCGTTCGAGGTCCGTCTGCAAAACTGCACGAGGGATAGAAAATGACAGTATCCGTTCCATGAAATGACATGAATTGAGTCCCCCTGgttgcgactggctggcaaccatttgagGGCGTCtgccgcctaccgcccgaagacgacCGGGCCGTGGGCTAACCCTAAatcctcgtgaggagaagcggcttcgGATAATGGACGGATAGACGGATGAGTCCCCGCGGTCCCGCCATTCCTGTATGCGGTCCCACCTGAGGCGTTGACAATGGCCAATCCGTTCCCGGGGAAGAAGCTGCCGGGTCGGATGGTTTGATAGCACGGCCGCAGCTCGTCGACCTCCATCTCCCAGGGGATGCTAAGGTTCAGCCAGCTGCCCTCCCGCACGCAGGCGTCCATCTGCGGCTCAAACTGCCCagtcaaaaatgcattttaaaaatgatgctCATTAGCTCACAGCCTATCTAAAGTAATTAACTTTCAAGTAATTAACCCTCGtcgtgcaccgcttgcgataaatgtaaaatgatgtctttgaatcaaagacaaagacattcagaaaaacacgagagagctgaaacttacggaggggttctaaaatggcctaaatttcatgacgtcaccggctgatcatTCTCAGtcattgcagcaataatgaaaaaacgttttgataccttaatcttcacaattgacatattttgcaccatagagacccattataaatcatatttttgaatgcatcgtaaacctaatgtgtatacatgcatttcacgcgatttttacatcaatcgctttgttttcgcttggaaagacgtatgcatgccacattgttgggttgaggtcagaccaattttgcaactttaggtggcgtcagaggatcgcaaatgagtttgcctttttgcaggaggcttcaaaccgatgcatttgacatgaacacgtccggtcgggattgttagtagggcttggttgggatctccagacacaattttattttcccttttgcaaaaaataaagaataaaaaatcccaaagaactaataaaaactatatatgtatggatagcacagatgcctctgaacattttgagtgtttgaaaaaaaaaaaagaatgtttttataacacaaaatacatcattacaaaaattgtaaaatgcgtaacttaaggcctttttaatttggagcacacaagggttaagtgCTGATGTGGGTGCCCAAAGCACGACTTTTCTCACCAATTCCGTTCAAAATTGCTCCCGGTCTTTGCGCACGTTTTCTTCAAAACGTAGTTGATGTATTAAGAAACAAAAATCCGAAAGTGACTTTCTAGGGTCTTCAACAGTCTTGCGCTACCTTAACAAACAGGCTCTCTTTCGGGATCAGGATCCCGCCAAGCGCCAGTCGGAGGGATCCCGAAATGACCTCCTCGATGGTATTAGACTGCAGGCCCACGACCAGCCCGTGCGAGCCATCCACGTCGAGGATCACAAAATGGCCGTGGTTGCTCAGCTCCAGCTTGGCGGCCACAACAGGGAGAAACGCAGGcgaggaaaaaagaaagtatTCAGAACGGTCGACTCGTTCCACATTTTGTTGCCTATCAGGCCTAGAAGAGTTGTgctctgccccctggtggccatagCGCATATACCAGAAGGAGCTGCACAGCGTAtgtcgaattaaaaaaaacaaaactgcttcTATTTGTGCTTTCTTTTGAAATATGTAATTAccggcagttttttttaaaattaagtaCCAAACTGCCTCAACAGGACTGAACATAACGTGCGGAAAGACGCAAAAGGCAGCGACTACTTTGCCGCGGTTGAACTCACCGTGTGCCAGCGGCCGTCGTTAAGCTTAGGCCCGCCCGCCACGTTGACGAGGACGCCGCTGCGGCTGATCTGCATGAGCGGGACTCCGTCTTTCAGAGACAAAACGAACCAGTCCCTGCCGTTTTTGGTGTCCCCGTAGAAGATGGCGCCCTCCGGGTCGTACGTCCTGAACTGGAAGGACGACTTGATGCTAAACGAGAGCACGCAGGCAAAAGGTCACGGGAGGAGAAAAGAAAGAtataagaaaataaatcaaatgtaacGATCGAACGAAGAAATGAACCGATGGTAAAGTCAAATTATTGATAGAAACATGAGTGGATTTGAATTGGACTGAACGATTCCGCGATTTatttcaatcaaacaaaaattgaCATTGTGGTTTATTTTATATTGAACAATGACCTGTTTCGAAACATCTTTAAAATGAACTTATTTACCCAAATAAATGAACCTCATGCAAAATGTGAAACGcatccattctttttttccatcttattATTGACAATAAACACAATGATCAATTATTGaaccaaataaaaacatatCCAACGATGTACCGTATAGCTTAAGTTGTATTtaatcagcataaaaaaaaaatgtgacagtaAATCAATAAGAAACGATTGCATTTTGATCATCGTTTTACGTAACGTGTCctgttgttattttgtgttcaatgTTCTGTCAATCGCTTTTTGTCTCTCTCTAGGACAGATTTATGTAAGAATAATCCTCATCATAATACAGTAATACGTCTTCCGCATGTGTCACTCGACATCGGGTGCGTCGCTTTCCTTCCATATTGCCAAAACGTGCACGAAAGATTAATGGACCGCTTCGAATTATCCATaggcgtgattgtgagcacacaaatgttttttgttttttttttttgtctcggt
This window of the Hippocampus zosterae strain Florida chromosome 1, ASM2543408v3, whole genome shotgun sequence genome carries:
- the shbg gene encoding sex hormone-binding globulin codes for the protein MTAAGPLLLALSITALAWGVQGKKQVSGSAALYLGQPRDTWRPLIHIAVNLTKIRDIKSSFQFRTYDPEGAIFYGDTKNGRDWFVLSLKDGVPLMQISRSGVLVNVAGGPKLNDGRWHTLELSNHGHFVILDVDGSHGLVVGLQSNTIEEVISGSLRLALGGILIPKESLFVKFEPQMDACVREGSWLNLSIPWEMEVDELRPCYQTIRPGSFFPGNGLAIVNASVLQTDLERSVTMELWGDFTKMDGTILSIGTPGHALTLALSANNNTKKVTLLLGGHVVILKENFKRLEMTFGSDSLEVRHGGHEANEILSPMKHAGLLNKLRESHIAIGGLLGEDNVGSRFLTGCLEKVRIQGKDVDLDRADKHWSISSHSCPM